One Saccharomyces kudriavzevii IFO 1802 strain IFO1802 genome assembly, chromosome: 7 DNA segment encodes these proteins:
- the SPT6 gene encoding chromatin-remodeling histone chaperone SPT6 (similar to Saccharomyces cerevisiae SPT6 (YGR116W); ancestral locus Anc_3.460), translating into MEKTGDLKLVPRDEEEIINDNDETKAPSDEEEGEDVFDSSEEDEDIDEDEDEARKVQEGFIVNDDDENEDSGTSISKKRRKHKRREREEDDRLSEDDLDLLMENAGVERTKASSSSGKFKRLKRVADEGNTAESEGENVADSRQDSTSKLEDFFSEDDEEEEAVLRKGRNNEYGRDEEGHENRDRTADKGGILDELDDFIEDDEFSDEDDETRQRRIQEKKLLREQATKQPAQITGLSSDKIDEMYDIFGDGHDYDWALEIENEELENGNENNEPEEEEIDEETGTIKSTKKKISLQDIYDLEDLKKNLMTEGDMKIRKTDIPERYQELRAGITDYGNMSSEDQELERNWIAEKISVDKNFEANYDLTEFKEAIGNAIKFITKENLEVPFIYAYRRNYISSREKDGFLLTEDDLWEIVSLDIEFHSLVNKKDYVKRFYEELHVDDPIVSEYFKNQNTASIAELNSLQDIYDYLEFKYANEINEMYINHTGKTGKKHLKNSSYEKFKASPLYQAVNDIGISAGDVGENISSQHQIHPPVDHPSFKPVEVIESILNANSGDLQVFTSNTKLAIDTVQKYYSLELSKNTKIREKVRSDFSKYYLADVVLTAKGKKEIQKGSLYEDIKYAINRTPMHFRRDPDVFLRMIEAESLNLLSVKLHMSSQAQYIEHLFQIALETTNTSDIAVEWNNFRKLAFNQAMDKIFQDISQEVKDNLTKNCQKLVAKTVRHKFMTKLDQAPFIPNVREPKIPKILTLTCGQGRFGADAIIAVYVNRKGDFVRDYKIVDNPFDKMNPEKFEDTLDNIIQSCQPNAIGINGPNPKTQKFYKKLQEVLHKKQIVDSRGHTIPIIYVEDEVAIRYQNSERAAQEFPNKPPLVKYCISLARYMHSPLLEYANLSSEEVKSLSIHPHQNLLSSEQLTWALETAFVDIVNLVSVEVNRATDNNYYASALKYISGFGKRKAIDFLQSLQRLNEPLLARQQLITHNILHKTIFMNSAGFLYISWNEKRQKYEDLEHDQLDSTRIHPEDYHLATKVAADALEYDPDTIAEKEEQGTMSEFIELLREDPDRRAKLESLNLESYAEELEKNTGLRKLNNLNTIVLELLDGFEELRNDFHPLQGDEIFQSLTGESEKTFFKGSIIPVRVERFWHNDIVCTTNSEVECVVNAQRHAGAQFRRPANEIYEIGKTYPAKVIYIDYANITAEVSLLDHDVKQQYVPISYSKDPSIWDLKQELEDAEEERKLMMAEARAKRTHRVINHPYYFPFNGKQAEDYLRSKERGEFVIRQSSRGDDHLVITWKLDKDLFQHIDIQELEKENPLALGKVLVVDNQRYNDLDQIIVEYLQNKVRLLNEMTSSEKFKSGTKKDVVKFIEDYSRVNPNKSVYYFSLNYDNPGWFYLMFKINANSKLYTWNVKLTNTGYFLVNYNYPSVIQLCNGFKTLLKSNSSKSRMNNYH; encoded by the coding sequence ATGGAAAAGACGGGAGATTTAAAGCTGGTCCCAAGggacgaagaagaaataataaatgaCAATGACGAGACTAAGGCACCtagtgatgaagaagaaggtgaagatGTTTTTGACTCTTCTGAGGAGGATGAGGACATTGAcgaagatgaggatgagGCAAGGAAAGTGCAAGAGGGCTTCATTgttaatgatgatgatgaaaatgaagactCAGGAACGagcatttccaaaaaaagaagaaagcataagagaagagaaagagaggAAGATGATCGACTCTCCGAAGACGATTTGGATCTATTAATGGAAAATGCTGGTGTTGAACGTACCAAGGCAAGCTCCTCTTCTGGGAAGTTCAAGAGATTAAAGAGAGTGGCAGATGAAGGAAATACGGCCGAATCAGAAGGTGAAAATGTCGCCGATTCCAGGCAAGATTCTACGTCCAAATTGgaagatttcttttctgaggatgacgaagaagaggaagcCGTTTTGCGTAAAGGCAGAAATAATGAATATGGACGCGATGAAGAAGGTCATGAAAATAGGGACAGGACGGCCGATAAAGGTGGAATCCTGGACGAATTGGATGACttcattgaagatgatgaattttctgatgaagatgacgaaacCAGACAAAGGagaattcaagaaaagaaacttttaAGAGAACAAGCCACTAAGCAACCTGCGCAGATCACAGGTTTATCATCTGATAAAATCGACGAAATGTACGACATATTCGGTGATGGTCACGACTATGACTGGGCTttagaaattgaaaatgaagagctAGAAAATGGTAACGAGAACAATGAacctgaagaagaagagattgatgaagaaaccGGTACCATAAAGAgtacaaagaagaagatttctTTACAAGATATTTACGATttggaagatttgaaaaagaacttAATGACTGAAGGAGACATGAAGATTAGAAAGACAGATATTCCAGAAAGATACCAAGAATTAAGGGCAGGTATTACAGATTACGGAAACATGTCATCCGAAGatcaagaattggaaagaaattggatagcggaaaaaatttcagtgGACAAAAATTTCGAGGCCAACTATGATCTTACTGAATTCAAAGAGGCGATTGGAAATGcaatcaaatttatcacCAAAGAAAACTTAGAAGTTCCTTTTATTTATGCTTATCGTCGTAACtacatttcttcaagagaaaaggaCGGATTCCTCTTAACTGAAGATGACCTTTGGGAAATTGTCAGCCTCGATATTGAATTTCATAGTCTTGTGAACAAAAAGGATTACGTGAAGAGATTTTATGAAGAGTTACACGTTGATGATCCGATCGTCAGTGAATACTTTAAGAATCAGAATACTGCATCCATTGCTGAATTGAATTCTCTACAAGATATATATGATTACCTGGAATTCAAGTATGCCAATGAAATCAATGAGATGTACATAAATCACACTGGTAAGACTGGGAAAAagcatttgaaaaattctagTTATGAAAAGTTCAAAGCTAGCCCCCTTTACCAGGCGGTGAATGACATTGGTATATCTGCAGGGGATGTCGGTGAAAATATCAGCTCTCAACATCAAATTCACCCTCCTGTAGATCACCCAAGTTTCAAACCGGTAGAAGTGATTGAATCTATATTAAATGCGAACAGCGGTGATTTGCAAGTATTTACCTCTAATACTAAACTAGCAATTGATACAGtacaaaaatattattctttGGAACTATCTAAGAATACCAAGATAAGGGAGAAGGTTAGATCCGATTTTTCTAAATATTATTTGGCTGACGTTGTGTTGACTGCTAAAGgtaagaaagaaattcaaaaaggatCTTTATATGAAGACATAAAATATGCTATTAATAGAACTCCAATGCACTTTCGAAGGGATCCAGATGTTTTTCTAAGAATGATCGAGGCAGAGTCCTTGAATCTGCTGAGTGTTAAATTGCACATGTCGTCTCAAGCTCAGTACATAGAACATTTGTTTCAAATTGCACTTGAAACCACCAACACCTCGGACATTGCGGTCGAATGGAACAATTTCCGTAAACTGGCTTTCAACCAAGCAATGgataaaattttccaagataTTTCTCAAGAAGTTAAAGACAATTTGACGAAAAACTGTCAAAAACTGGTCGCCAAAACTGTTCGCCACAAGTTCATGACAAAATTAGACCAAGCGCCATTTATTCCTAACGTCAGAGAACCAAAAATCCCAAAAATCTTGACTCTAACTTGTGGTCAGGGTAGGTTTGGAGCTGACGCTATTATTGCTGTCTACGTCAATAGAAAGGGTGATTTCGTAAGGGATTACAAGATCGTTGATAATCCATTTGATAAAATGAatcctgaaaaatttgaagatacCTTGGATAATATTATTCAAAGTTGTCAACCAAATGCCATAGGTATCAATGGTCCTAACCCAAAGACACAAAAgttttacaaaaaattacaaGAGGTCTTACATAAGAAGCAAATTGTTGACAGTAGGGGACATACTATTCCGATTATTTACGTTGAGGATGAGGTGGCTATCCGCTACCAAAATTCGGAGAGAGCCGCTCAAGAATTTCCAAACAAACCACCTCTAGTTAAATACTGTATTTCCTTAGCACGTTACATGCATTCCCCTTTGTTAGAATACGCCAATTTGTCAAGCGAAGAAGTGAAATCGTTGTCAATTCACCCACATCAAAACCTATTATCCTCGGAGCAGCTAACTTGGGCTCTTGAAACAGCGTTTGTTGACATTGTCAACTTGGTAAGTGTCGAAGTTAACAGGGCTACTGATAATAATTACTATGCTAGCGCGCTTAAGTACATCTCTGGTTTTGGCAAACGTAAAGCTATTGATTTTTTACAATCACTTCAAAGGTTAAATGAACCATTATTAGCTCGCCAGCAGTTAATTACTCATAACATCCTTCACAAAACCATTTTCATGAATTCTGCTGGTTTCCTCTACATTTCGTGGAATGAAAAGAGACAAAAATACGAAGATTTGGAGCATGATCAATTAGACAGCACAAGGATTCATCCAGAAGACTATCATTTGGCCACTAAGGTTGCCGCAGATGCTTTGGAATATGATCCTGATACTATCGCCGAGAAAGAGGAGCAAGGAACAATGAGTGAGTTTATTGAATTGCTAAGAGAAGACCCAGATCGTAGAGCTAAGCTAGAATCATTAAATTTAGAATCGTATGCCgaagaacttgaaaaaaacacaGGGTTAAGGAAACTCAATAATTTGAATACAATCGTTCTTGAATTATTAGATGGGTTCGAAGAATTAAGAAACGACTTCCATCCCCTGCAGGGTGATGAaatcttccaaagtttAACCGGTGAATCTGAAAAGACCTTTTTCAAGGGCAGCATTATTCCAGTCAGGGTAGAAAGATTCTGGCACAACGATATAGTTTGTACTACAAACTCTGAAGTTGAATGTGTGGTAAATGCCCAGCGTCACGCAGGCGCACAATTCAGAAGGCCAGCAAATGAAATTTACgaaattggaaaaactTATCCTGCAAAGgtgatatatatagattatgCTAATATTACTGCAGAAGTTTCCTTATTAGACCATGATGTAAAACAACAATATGTTCCAATAAGTTACAGTAAAGATCCTTCCATTTGGGACTTGAAACAGGAGTTGGAAGATGCGGAAGAGGAAAGGAAACTGATGATGGCAGAGGCCCGTGCAAAGAGAACCCATCGTGTCATCAATCATCCTTACTATTTTCCCTTCAATGGCAAACAAGCTGAAGATTATTTGAGGAGTAAAGAGCGCGGAGAATTTGTCATCAGACAATCAAGCCGAGGTGATGATCACCTGGTTATCACATGGAAGTTGGATAAGGATTTATTTCAACACATtgatattcaagaattagaaaaagaaaatccattGGCTTTAGGTAAAGTGCTAGTTGTCGACAACCAGAGGTACAATGATTTAGATCAAATTATTGTAGAATACTTACAGAACAAAGTAAGATTGTTAAATGAAATGACTTCCAGcgaaaaattcaaaagtgGAACTAAAAAGGATGTGGTAAAGTTTATTGAAGATTACTCAAGAGTCAATCCAAACAAATCTGTCTATTACTTCAGCCTGAACTACGATAATCCTGGTTGGTTTTACTTGATGTTCAAGATTAATGCAAACAGCAAATTGTATACATGGAATGTGAAACTAACAAACACTGGTTATTTCTTAGTGAACTACAACTATCCAAGTGTGATTCAACTTTGTAACGGTTTCAAAACTCTTTTAAAATCCAACAGTAGCAAAAGTAGGATGAATAACTATCATTAA
- the DAM1 gene encoding Dam1p (similar to Saccharomyces cerevisiae DAM1 (YGR113W); ancestral locus Anc_3.458) encodes MSKDKAKLGTARSATEYRLSIGSAPTSRRSSMGESSSMAKFTGQEGLATSVGESSENAIQQVLLPKIRELSDSIITLDSNFTHLNFIHESLADLNESLGSLLYGIMSNSWCVEFSQAPHDIQDDLMAIKQLKLLEDEKNSLLREVSNIERGISRRKDEPDENSSGKGPQNKQFSQPLFPSSQVRKYRPYENKDKRKSTKTANNPHTENDEDYDDDTSSEASFVLNPTNMGISKSSQGYVGKNARSNNNNNSKLRRKSILHTIRNSIASGADLPIENGNVVNLGDLHSNNRISLGSGAARIVDGPMAKKRHSMFTGHTERTSTENRHSVANKGEKKMSTRPPFR; translated from the coding sequence ATGAGCAAAGATAAAGCCAAATTAGGGACCGCGAGGTCGGCAACGGAATATCGTCTATCGATTGGTAGCGCTCCAACTTCCAGAAGGTCATCTATGGGTGAATCCTCATCCATGGCAAAATTTACTGGTCAGGAAGGACTAGCAACTTCAGTTGGTGAAAGTAGTGAAAATGCTATACAGCAGGTTCTGCTACCGAAGATCAGAGAATTAAGTGATTCAATTATCACTTTAGATTCAAATTTTACGCATTTGAACTTTATTCACGAAAGTTTGGCTGACCTGAATGAATCACTAGGATCATTGTTATATGGTATCATGAGTAATTCATGGTGTGTCGAATTTTCGCAAGCGCCTCATGATATTCAGGACGACCTGATGGCTATCAAACAATTGAAGCTGTTGgaagatgagaaaaatAGTTTGTTGAGAGAAGTATCTAATATAGAGCGTGggatttcaagaagaaaagatgaacCAGATGAAAATAGCTCGGGCAAGGGACCCCAAAACAAACAGTTTAGCCAGCCGCTATTTCCTTCCTCACAAGTAAGAAAATATAGGCCATACGAGAACAAAGACAAAAGGAAGTCCACCAAGACTGCTAACAATCCACATACAGAGAATGACGAAGATTATGACGACGATACCAGCAGTGAAGCCTCTTTTGTGCTAAATCCAACGAATATGGGGATCTCCAAATCGTCACAAGGGTACGTGGGTAAAAACGCTCGTTcgaataacaataacaatagcAAATTAAGGAGAAAATCGATTTTACACACAATTAGAAATAGTATTGCCTCTGGTGCTGATTTGCCTATCGAAAACGGTAATGTTGTTAATCTAGGGGATTTGCATTCAAATAATCGAATATCGCTAGGAAGCGGTGCTGCTAGGATAGTCGATGGGCCCATggcaaagaaaaggcaCTCCATGTTCACTGGACATACTGAAAGGACTTCTACAGAAAATAGACACTCAGTTGCAAACAAaggagagaaaaaaatgagtaCAAGACCACCTTTCAGGTGA
- the SKDI07G3600 gene encoding uncharacterized protein (similar to Saccharomyces cerevisiae YGR111W; ancestral locus Anc_3.456), translating to MTGSSHEDRLVLECYNDPELKRWTHLANAKTWKGLLTVLEYAEREKMLGSSEISQRDKSNETMIRYPRSYQWFGQKYFVLKDRSLPDDGKFSQVVSSCETLNRIGYCVHPTSNEKVEPALIVCIGGVFTSENHRGKGYARSMITKLNDFYDNIRDKAEDVLELKNLIINLYSEVGEYYSALGYKSMHVPLHRLTKLDELLESYCREENDKGGKYLGFDDYGDLVELHEVQFKKSLLSLHDKNPEKFIFTVAPDFDIFKWFQYRDIFIMKKSGRETQENLSFGFASSDNSHIIWHHNWNGDSLIIVKIYIPEESLQRKELKLKKLLKKAIEETKIHGLHELEFWDEEIPIKQYPRLFQLLTKMESESKVFSENSSISAVRPPKGYTAEEVIWDNNAKFCWF from the coding sequence ATGACAGGCTCGTCACATGAGGATAGGTTAGTGCTTGAATGCTACAACGATCCTGAATTAAAAAGATGGACACATCTGGCTAATGCAAAAACCTGGAAAGGTCTTCTCACAGTGTTGGAGTATGCtgaaagagagaaaatgTTGGGGTCGTCGGAAATTTCTCAGAGGGACAAATCAAATGAGACAATGATAAGATATCCAAGAAGTTATCAATGGTTTGGACAGAAGTACTTTGTTTTAAAGGACCGATCTTTACCGGACGATGGAAAGTTCAGTCAAGTAGTTTCCAGTTGTGAAACATTAAACAGAATCGGATATTGCGTCCACCCGACTTCTAACGAGAAAGTTGAACCAGCTTTGATTGTATGCATTGGAGGCGTTTTTACCTCTGAAAACCATCGCGGCAAAGGCTATGCTAGGAGTATGATTACAAAACTGAACGATTTCTATGACAATATTCGTGATAAGGCTGAGGACGTCttagaattgaaaaacttgatCATTAATCTTTACAGCGAAGTTGGAGAGTATTATTCCGCCTTGGGGTACAAGAGTATGCACGTCCCTTTGCATCGTCTTACCAAATTAGATGAACTTCTTGAAAGTTATTGCCGAGAAGAGAATGACAAGGGTGGAAAGTATTTGGGATTCGATGATTATGGAGATCTAGTAGAATTGCACGAGGTGCAgtttaaaaaaagtttacTAAGCTTACACGACAAAAACCCAGAGAAGTTCATATTTACTGTTGCACCAGATTTTGACATCTTCAAGTGGTTCCAGTATCGcgatatttttattatgaAGAAGTCAGGAAGAGAAACCCAAGAAAATCTATCTTTCGGATTTGCTTCAAGTGATAACAGCCACATCATATGGCACCACAATTGGAATGGTGACTCTTTGATTATCGTCAAGATTTATATACCTGAGGAGTCccttcaaagaaaagaattgaaactAAAAAAGTTGCTAAAGAAAGCTATAGAGGAAACAAAGATTCATGGGTTACATGAATTAGAATTTTgggatgaagaaattcctATCAAACAGTATCCGCGGCTGTTCCAATTACTGACGAAGATGGAAAGTGAGTCTAAGGTTTTTTCAGAGAACAGTTCTATCAGTGCCGTCAGACCTCCCAAGGGTTACACAGCTGAAGAGGTTATTTGGGACAATAATGCTAAATTCTGTTGGTTTTAA
- the SKDI07G3640 gene encoding uncharacterized protein (similar to Saccharomyces cerevisiae YGR117C; ancestral locus Anc_3.466) gives MGDNSASKLYTNLLIANYLKYNGLEESLTAFIKETALPLSALEESKRSNTNIGEVSLESLESIIEDRIHYRKSSFKDRFKTLSINDDLAPIDSAKYGIQPWNHNIRLRINISLNKALIKDIMFISANFTGDDKYLLLSSATGDLTIYDVQRATSKTLKMKEKVKGIIKLCGSIGISSYQYVCPMNGSFYLLDKKFELITNAAWKIHERMITHIKICVFTESSWLIITTGMDNFLRLSLLEVKDTKPHLKQLSEIKLASNCTSLNVIANHDNGNGRKKFSVFLTRAEFTHIACFAISDEKKLVHSYNIALNNTEFSTYAFNVRDAIVVDFVHPSDGGAIKLTPSTMLVVATSHKPYMRLLLVEIPMETGHSESMEPDETPKTYYDKILRNFATEISQDDFSLPIIRKLKSSNGILVGSDVGIYSIDLMNGDSRLLNIPDEAKSLRHRIKCMDVSEDQMKVVAGTSNKSIYMLYVTE, from the coding sequence ATGGGTGACAATTCTGCGTCTAAGCTCTACACTAATTTGTTAATTGCAAACTATCTTAAATATAATGGTCTGGAAGAATCACTGACAGCTTTCATAAAGGAGACAGCACTACCGCTATCTGCTTTGGAAGAGAGCAAAAGGTCGAATACCAATATTGGTGAGGTATCCTTAGAAAGTTTAGAAAGTATTATTGAGGACAGGATTCACTACAGAAAATCATCGTTCAAAGATAGGTTTAAAACTCTTTCAATAAACGATGATTTAGCTCCAATTGACAGTGCAAAATATGGAATCCAGCCGTGGAACCATAATATTAGATTACGCATTAATATCAGTTTGAACAAAGCCTTAATCAAAGATATAATGTTTATTAGCGCAAACTTTACAGGGGATGATAAATATTTACTTTTGTCTTCAGCCACCGGAGACCTGACAATCTACGACGTTCAGAGGGCAACATCAAAGAcgttgaaaatgaaggagAAAGTCAAGGGCATTATCAAGTTGTGCGGATCGATTGGTATCTCCAGTTATCAATATGTGTGTCCTATGAATGGGAGTTTCTACTTGCTggataagaaatttgaactAATCACCAACGCAGCATGGAAGATTCATGAAAGAATGATTACGCATATAAAGATTTGCGTTTTTACAGAATCCTCTTGGTTAATTATCACTACCGGCATGGATAATTTCTTGAGACTGAGCTTGTTGGAGGTAAAAGATACTAAGCCTCATTTAAAACAGCTTTCTGAAATAAAGTTAGCTTCTAACTGCACGTCCTTGAACGTAATCGCTAACCATGATAACGGTAATGGTCGCAAGAAGTTTTCTGTGTTTCTCACTAGAGCAGAATTTACACATATAGCATGTTTCGCAATTTCAgatgagaaaaaacttGTGCATTCATACAATATTGCCTTAAACAATACTGAATTTAGCACGTACGCCTTCAACGTTCGAGATGCGATTGTAGTAGATTTTGTTCATCCCAGTGATGGCGGGGCGATAAAATTAACGCCTAGTACCATGTTAGTAGTAGCCACGTCACATAAACCCTATATGAGGCTGCTTTTAGTAGAAATACCAATGGAGACAGGACATTCGGAGTCGATGGAACCGGATGAAACTCCAAAGACATATTATGACAAGATTTTGAGGAACTTCGCCACAGAAATTAGTCAAGATGATTTTTCGTTACCAATTATCCGTAAATTGAAGTCCTCCAACGGCATACTAGTCGGAAGTGATGTGGGCATTTACAGCATTGATTTGATGAATGGTGATTCTAGACTTTTGAATATTCCCGATGAGGCGAAATCTCTGCGTCATAGAATAAAGTGTATGGACGTTAGTGAAGATCAAATGAAGGTGGTCGCTGGGACATCCAATAAGTCGATTTATATGTTGTATGTTACTGAATAA
- the SHY1 gene encoding cytochrome oxidase assembly protein SHY1 (similar to Saccharomyces cerevisiae SHY1 (YGR112W); ancestral locus Anc_3.457): protein MSPLGAGRTGRLILNISSVPIRDVIAKSTYLSTSRYQQYRGIITSTIDWKPIKSGKSPNDDSKRKGSFGKKIVLGLMFAMPIISFYLGTWQMRRLKWKTKLIAACESRLTYEPILLPKTFTPDMCEDWEYRKVILSGHFLHNEEMFVGPRKKNGEKGYFLFTPFVRDDTGEKMLIERGWISEEKVAPDSRNLHHLSLPEGNHLKVVCLVRPPKKRGSLQWAKKDANSRLWQVPDIYDMAKSSGCTPIQFQALYDMKDHPVGEQHLTKMTSPNQPTPSFWNFWKREPTVTENQTQRIANSVLGPDVRRASPTDQTIEFNEWQFIKAGVPIGRKPTIDLKNNHLQYLVTWYGLSLLSTLFLVVALRKTKKGGVVSQDQLIKEKLKHTKKYM from the coding sequence ATGTCTCCACTAGGAGCTGGGCGTACAGGCCGGTTAATATTAAACATATCATCAGTTCCCATTAGAGATGTCATTGCTAAGTCGACATACCTCTCCACTTCCAGATATCAACAGTATAGAGGCATAATAACGTCAACTATAGACTGGAAACCAATCAAGTCAGGAAAGAGCCCGAATGACGattctaaaagaaaaggttcGTTCGGTAAAAAGATTGTGCTAGGGCTAATGTTTGCAATGCCTATAATATCATTCTATTTAGGAACTTGGCAAATGAGAAGATTGAAATGGAAAACTAAGTTGATCGCAGCATGTGAGAGTAGATTGACTTATGAGCCAATACTGCTTCCTAAGACTTTTACGCCCGACATGTGCGAAGATTGGGAATACCGTAAAGTCATACTTTCCGGACATTTTCTTCACAATGAAGAGATGTTTGTTGGTCcgagaaagaagaatggtGAGAAGGGGTACTTCTTGTTCACACCATTCGTTAGGGACGATACAGGTGAAAAGATGCTTATAGAAAGAGGGTGGATTAGTGAAGAAAAGGTAGCTCCTGACTCAagaaatcttcatcatttatCGTTGCCTGAAGGAAATCACTTAAAAGTTGTCTGTTTAGTGAGACCgccaaagaaaagaggatCATTGCAATGGGCAAAAAAGGATGCAAATTCTAGATTATGGCAGGTACCGGACATTTACGACATGGCGAAATCATCCGGATGTACACCTATTCAATTTCAAGCCTTGTACGACATGAAGGATCATCCGGTAGGCGAGCAACATCTAACGAAGATGACTTCACCAAATCAGCCGACTCCTAGCTTCtggaatttttggaaacgCGAACCCACAGTTACTGAGAATCAAACGCAACGTATTGCTAATAGTGTTTTGGGGCCTGATGTTAGGAGGGCAAGTCCAACTGACCAAACAATTGAGTTCAATGAATGGCAGTTTATTAAAGCAGGTGTACCTATAGGCAGAAAGCCCACGATTGACTTAAAAAATAACCATCTGCAGTACCTGGTAACATGGTATGGCCTGTCCCTTCTGAGTACATTATTTCTTGTTGTAGCTCTTAGAAAGACCAAAAAGGGAGGTGTTGTGTCTCAAGACCAACtcatcaaggaaaaactaAAGCATACAAAGAAATATATGTGA
- the RPS23A gene encoding 40S ribosomal protein uS12 (similar to Saccharomyces cerevisiae RPS23A (YGR118W) and RPS23B (YPR132W); ancestral locus Anc_3.467), giving the protein MGKGKPRGLNSARKLRVHRRNNRWAENNYKKRLLGTAFKSSPFGGSSHAKGIVLEKLGIESKQPNSAIRKCVRVQLIKNGKKVTAFVPNDGCLNFVDENDEVLLAGFGRKGKAKGDIPGVRFKVVKVSGVSLLALWKEKKEKPRS; this is encoded by the exons ATGGGTAAAGGTAAACCAAGAGGTTTGAACTCTGCTAGAAAGTTGCGTGTCCACAGAAGAAACAA TCGTTGGGCCGAAAACAACTATAAGAAGAGATTATTGGGTACTGCCTTCAAGTCTTCTCCATTCGGTGGTTCTTCTCACGCTAAAGGTATTGTTTTAGAAAAGTTAGGTATTGAATCCAAACAACCTAATTCTGCTATCAGAAAGTGTGTTAGAGTTCAATTGATCAAGAACGGTAAGAAAGTTACTGCTTTCGTTCCAAACGATGGTTGTTTGAACTTTGTCGACGAAAATGACGAAGTCTTGCTAGCCGGTTTCGGTAGAAAGGGTAAGGCTAAGGGTGATATTCCAGGTGTTAGATTCAAGGTCGTTAAGGTCTCTGGTGTCTCCTTGTTGGCCTTAtggaaggaaaagaaggaaaagccAAGATCATAA